Proteins from one Streptomyces sp. NBC_00289 genomic window:
- the lspA gene encoding signal peptidase II: protein MAEAERIIGTPDTPEAAGAGPEQGEVVRPRGRRRIAVLFAVATFAYVLDLVSKMIVVARLEHHAPIEIVGDWLKFEAIRNAGAAFGFGEAFTVIFTLIAAAVIVVIARLARKLYSLPWAIALGLLLGGALGNLTDRIFRSPGVFEGAVVDFIAPKHFAVFNLADSAIVCGGILIVLLSFRGLDPDGTVHKD from the coding sequence GTGGCAGAGGCGGAGCGCATCATCGGTACGCCGGACACTCCGGAGGCGGCGGGAGCCGGCCCGGAGCAGGGCGAGGTCGTACGGCCCCGGGGCAGGCGCCGTATCGCCGTGCTCTTCGCGGTGGCCACCTTCGCGTACGTCCTCGACCTCGTCAGCAAGATGATCGTGGTGGCGAGGCTCGAGCATCACGCGCCGATCGAGATCGTCGGGGACTGGCTGAAGTTCGAGGCGATCCGCAACGCGGGTGCCGCCTTCGGGTTCGGCGAGGCCTTCACCGTGATCTTCACGCTGATCGCGGCGGCCGTGATCGTGGTGATCGCCCGGCTCGCCCGCAAGCTCTACAGCCTGCCCTGGGCGATCGCGCTCGGCCTGCTCCTCGGCGGTGCGCTCGGCAACCTCACCGACCGGATCTTCCGCTCGCCCGGCGTCTTCGAGGGCGCGGTCGTCGACTTCATCGCGCCCAAGCACTTCGCCGTCTTCAACCTCGCCGACTCGGCGATCGTCTGCGGCGGCATCCTGATCGTGCTGCTCTCCTTCCGGGGACTCGACCCCGACGGGACCGTCCACAAGGACTGA
- a CDS encoding mechanosensitive ion channel family protein, which yields MENVLRPLIVVGGSVLLTLLIGWATDRLLRKADARDRDTPLWELLRRGRIPYQLVLCAAMLRGSYDEAKLLEPHRIGIGRTLTLVLIGAAAWLVIRIAAAIVETSYSRYARAHRDVGRVRRVRTQVSLIMRVVSAIVGVVAVAAMLLTFPAMRAAGASLLASAGIIGIVAGVAAQSTLGNMFAGFQIAFGDMVRIGDTVVVDGEWGTVEEITLTFLTVRTWDERRITMPVSYFTSKPFENWSRGGSQMTGTVYWHLDHAAPIDLMRDKLRDILRACPAWDGRAYGLDVTDTTPNTLQVRALVTAKDADDIWTARVTVREQMLRWLTEHHPYALPRVNTADAAVPPGRGGGRAPHDGVPAARRAYETPRTGRG from the coding sequence ATGGAGAACGTACTTCGACCCCTGATCGTGGTCGGCGGTTCGGTTCTGCTCACGCTGCTCATCGGCTGGGCCACCGACCGTCTGCTGCGCAAGGCCGACGCACGCGACCGGGACACTCCCCTGTGGGAGCTGCTGCGCCGCGGCCGCATCCCCTACCAGCTGGTGCTGTGCGCGGCCATGCTCAGAGGGTCCTACGACGAGGCGAAGCTGCTGGAGCCGCACCGGATCGGCATCGGCCGAACGCTCACCCTGGTGCTGATCGGGGCCGCCGCCTGGCTGGTGATCCGGATCGCCGCCGCGATCGTCGAGACGTCGTACAGCCGGTACGCCCGCGCCCACCGGGACGTGGGCCGGGTCCGCCGGGTGCGCACCCAGGTCTCGCTGATCATGAGGGTGGTCTCCGCGATCGTCGGTGTCGTCGCCGTGGCGGCGATGCTGCTGACGTTCCCGGCGATGCGGGCGGCGGGCGCCTCGCTGCTGGCCTCGGCCGGAATCATCGGCATCGTCGCCGGTGTCGCCGCCCAGTCCACGCTGGGCAACATGTTCGCCGGTTTCCAGATCGCCTTCGGCGACATGGTGCGCATCGGCGACACCGTCGTGGTGGACGGCGAGTGGGGCACGGTCGAGGAGATCACGCTCACGTTTCTGACCGTACGGACCTGGGACGAGCGCCGGATCACGATGCCCGTGTCGTACTTCACGTCGAAGCCGTTCGAGAACTGGTCGCGCGGCGGCTCCCAGATGACCGGCACCGTCTACTGGCACCTCGACCACGCGGCCCCGATCGACCTGATGCGCGACAAACTCCGCGACATCCTGCGCGCATGCCCGGCCTGGGACGGCCGCGCCTACGGCCTCGACGTCACCGACACCACCCCCAACACCCTTCAGGTGCGGGCCCTGGTGACGGCGAAGGACGCGGACGACATCTGGACGGCCCGGGTCACCGTCCGTGAGCAGATGCTCCGCTGGCTGACCGAACACCATCCCTACGCCCTGCCCCGGGTCAACACGGCGGACGCGGCGGTGCCGCCGGGCCGCGGCGGTGGCCGAGCACCCCACGACGGCGTACCCGCCGCGCGCCGTGCCTACGAGACGCCGCGGACGGGCCGCGGCTAG
- a CDS encoding RluA family pseudouridine synthase, translating into MSTVPEIRNLPVPDGLEGERVDAAISRMFGFSRTKAAELAAAGKVTVDGSVVGKSERVHGGAWLEVEMPQAPAPVQIVAEPVEGMEIVYDDDDVLVIVKPVGVAAHPSPGWSGPTVIGGLAAAGYRISTSGAAERQGIVHRLDVGTSGLMTVAKSERAYTSLKRQFKERTVDKRYHTLVQGHPDPTSGTIDAPIGRHPNHDYKWAVTAEGKPSVTHYDLIEAFRSASLLDVKLETGRTHQIRVHMAAHRHPCVGDLTYGADPTLAKRLHLTRQWLHAVRLGFEHPGDGQWVEFESDYPADLQKALDQVREETYA; encoded by the coding sequence GTGAGCACCGTTCCCGAGATCCGAAACCTGCCCGTGCCCGACGGCCTGGAGGGCGAGCGCGTCGACGCCGCCATCTCCCGCATGTTCGGCTTCTCCCGTACGAAGGCCGCCGAACTCGCCGCGGCGGGGAAGGTCACGGTCGACGGCTCGGTGGTCGGGAAGTCCGAGCGGGTGCACGGCGGGGCCTGGCTCGAGGTGGAGATGCCGCAGGCGCCCGCGCCGGTGCAGATCGTCGCGGAGCCGGTCGAGGGCATGGAGATCGTGTACGACGACGACGACGTGCTCGTGATCGTCAAGCCGGTCGGCGTGGCCGCGCATCCCAGCCCCGGCTGGAGCGGGCCCACCGTCATCGGCGGCCTCGCCGCCGCCGGGTACCGCATCTCGACCTCGGGCGCCGCCGAGCGCCAGGGCATCGTGCACCGCCTCGACGTGGGCACCTCGGGCCTGATGACGGTCGCCAAGTCGGAGCGCGCGTACACCTCGCTCAAGCGCCAGTTCAAGGAGCGCACGGTCGACAAGCGCTACCACACGCTCGTCCAGGGCCACCCCGACCCGACCAGCGGCACCATCGACGCGCCGATCGGCCGCCACCCGAACCACGACTACAAGTGGGCGGTCACGGCTGAGGGCAAGCCGTCCGTCACGCACTACGACCTCATCGAGGCGTTCCGTTCGGCCTCCCTGCTCGACGTGAAGCTGGAGACCGGCCGCACCCACCAGATCCGCGTCCACATGGCCGCCCACCGGCACCCGTGCGTCGGTGACCTGACGTACGGCGCCGACCCGACGCTCGCCAAGCGTCTGCACCTGACCCGCCAGTGGCTGCACGCCGTACGGCTCGGCTTCGAGCACCCCGGGGACGGCCAGTGGGTGGAGTTCGAGAGCGACTACCCGGCCGACCTGCAGAAGGCCCTCGACCAGGTCCGCGAGGAGACGTACGCATGA
- a CDS encoding thioredoxin domain-containing protein, whose translation MSKRNSQASKSAARERLRVERERQAKRAKAKRQVLVAGAVVGVLALAGGIGYAVVQANKPSYWESQKDDKVVAPANTTGTDGTTVVIGKSSAKKTLKVYEDPRCPVCAQFEQTVGSTVQKDIDDGKFKIQYIGGTFLDGDSLGKGQIGSRGEGSKNAMSAMGAALNVSDEAFLEYKTALYSTKYHPEETDDKFKSDDYLIKVANTVSALKDNKTFQNAVTSGTYDAWALAMSKTFDTNKDGVTGTPSFVMNGKILSTSDGNPPMTVADFTSLVGAALKA comes from the coding sequence ATGAGCAAGCGGAACAGCCAGGCGTCGAAGTCGGCGGCCCGGGAACGGCTGCGAGTGGAGCGCGAGCGTCAGGCCAAGCGCGCGAAGGCCAAGCGGCAGGTCCTCGTCGCTGGTGCGGTCGTCGGCGTGCTGGCGCTGGCGGGCGGCATAGGTTACGCCGTCGTCCAGGCCAACAAGCCCAGTTACTGGGAGTCCCAGAAGGACGACAAGGTCGTCGCACCGGCCAACACCACGGGTACCGACGGCACCACGGTGGTCATCGGCAAGAGCTCCGCGAAGAAGACCCTCAAGGTGTACGAGGACCCGCGCTGCCCGGTCTGCGCCCAGTTCGAGCAGACCGTCGGCTCGACGGTGCAGAAGGACATCGACGACGGCAAGTTCAAGATCCAGTACATCGGTGGCACCTTCCTCGACGGCGACTCGCTGGGCAAGGGCCAGATCGGCTCGCGCGGCGAGGGTTCGAAGAACGCGATGAGCGCCATGGGCGCCGCGCTGAACGTGAGCGACGAGGCCTTCCTGGAGTACAAGACCGCGCTCTACTCGACGAAGTACCACCCCGAGGAGACGGACGACAAGTTCAAGAGCGACGACTACCTCATCAAGGTCGCGAACACCGTCTCCGCGCTGAAGGACAACAAGACGTTCCAGAACGCCGTCACGAGCGGCACGTACGACGCCTGGGCGCTGGCGATGTCCAAGACGTTCGACACCAACAAGGACGGCGTGACGGGCACCCCGAGCTTCGTCATGAACGGCAAGATCCTCTCCACCTCCGACGGCAACCCCCCGATGACGGTGGCGGACTTCACCTCTCTGGTCGGCGCGGCCCTCAAGGCCTGA
- a CDS encoding alkaline phosphatase, whose amino-acid sequence MTSRYRSSESAPAAPESANSLSPRRRTVVKAAAATAVLAGPLAAALPARAAADAPAFLHGVASGDPLPDGILLWTRVTPTPEAIPGSGLGPDTEVGWTVARDKAFTTVVAKGSLTATAASDHTVKADIRGLEPATDYWFRFSAGDTVSPAARTRTAPAADAAVSGLRFGVVSCANWEAGYFSSYRHLAARGDLDAWLHLGDYIYEYGTGEYGTRGTVVRPHAPAHEILTLADYRTRHGRYKTDPDLQALHAVAPVIAIWDDHEFANDTWSGGAENHTEGAEGAWSARQAAAKQAYFEWMPVRPAIAGTTYRRLRFGKLADLSLLDLRSFRSQQVSVGNGSVDDPDRTLTGRAQLDWLKTGLKASDTTWRLVGNSVMISPFAIGSLSADLLKPLAKLLGLPQEGLALNTDQWDGYTDDRRELLAHLRANAIRNTVFLTGDIHMAWANDVPVDAGTYPLSASAATEFVVTSVTSDNLDDLVKVPEGVVSALAAPVIRAANRHVHWVDTDRHGYGVLDITATRAQMDYYVVSDRTKPSATSSWSRSYRTLTGTQKVERTYDPV is encoded by the coding sequence GTGACCAGTCGATACAGATCATCCGAGAGCGCCCCCGCGGCGCCAGAGAGCGCCAACTCGCTGTCGCCGCGCCGCCGTACGGTCGTCAAGGCCGCGGCCGCCACCGCGGTCCTGGCCGGCCCGCTCGCCGCCGCCCTCCCCGCTCGCGCGGCCGCCGACGCCCCCGCCTTCCTGCACGGGGTCGCCTCCGGCGATCCGCTGCCCGACGGCATCCTGCTGTGGACCCGGGTGACGCCCACCCCCGAGGCGATACCCGGCTCCGGACTCGGCCCGGACACCGAGGTCGGCTGGACCGTCGCCAGGGACAAGGCGTTCACCACCGTCGTCGCCAAGGGTTCCCTCACCGCGACCGCCGCCTCCGACCACACCGTCAAGGCGGACATCCGCGGCCTGGAGCCCGCCACCGACTACTGGTTCCGCTTCTCCGCCGGGGACACCGTCTCCCCGGCCGCCCGCACCCGCACCGCGCCCGCCGCCGACGCGGCCGTCTCCGGGCTCCGCTTCGGCGTGGTCTCCTGCGCCAACTGGGAGGCCGGCTACTTCTCCTCGTACCGCCACCTCGCGGCCCGCGGCGACCTGGACGCCTGGCTGCACCTGGGCGACTACATCTACGAGTACGGCACCGGCGAGTACGGCACGCGCGGCACCGTCGTACGGCCGCACGCACCGGCCCACGAGATCCTCACGCTCGCCGACTACCGCACCCGGCACGGCCGTTACAAGACCGACCCCGACCTGCAGGCCCTGCACGCCGTGGCTCCGGTCATCGCGATCTGGGACGACCACGAGTTCGCCAACGACACCTGGTCGGGCGGCGCGGAGAACCACACCGAGGGCGCCGAGGGCGCCTGGTCGGCACGTCAGGCGGCCGCCAAGCAGGCCTACTTCGAGTGGATGCCGGTGCGCCCGGCGATCGCGGGCACCACCTACCGGCGGCTGCGCTTCGGCAAGCTCGCCGACCTCTCGCTGCTCGACCTGCGCTCCTTCCGCTCGCAGCAGGTCTCCGTCGGCAACGGCTCGGTCGACGACCCGGACCGCACGCTCACCGGCCGCGCCCAGCTCGACTGGCTCAAGACCGGGCTGAAGGCCTCCGACACCACCTGGCGGCTGGTCGGCAACTCGGTGATGATCTCGCCGTTCGCGATCGGCTCGCTCTCCGCCGACCTGCTGAAGCCGCTGGCCAAGCTGCTGGGGCTGCCGCAGGAGGGCCTCGCCCTCAACACCGACCAGTGGGACGGCTACACGGACGACCGCCGGGAGCTGCTCGCCCACCTGCGCGCGAACGCGATCCGCAACACCGTCTTCCTGACCGGCGACATCCACATGGCCTGGGCCAACGACGTGCCGGTGGACGCCGGCACCTATCCGCTGTCCGCCTCGGCCGCCACGGAGTTCGTCGTCACCTCGGTCACCTCCGACAACCTCGACGACCTGGTGAAGGTCCCCGAGGGCGTGGTCTCCGCGCTCGCCGCGCCGGTCATCAGGGCCGCCAACCGGCATGTGCACTGGGTCGACACCGACCGCCACGGCTACGGCGTCCTGGACATCACCGCCACCCGCGCGCAGATGGACTACTACGTGGTGTCCGACCGCACGAAGCCGTCCGCGACCTCGTCCTGGTCCCGCTCGTACCGCACGCTCACCGGCACCCAGAAGGTCGAGCGCACCTACGACCCCGTGTGA
- a CDS encoding TraR/DksA family transcriptional regulator, which translates to MVAKKTAVQQSASDRSTKSRASGGAAKDPSGKKSTQGAPAERATHAVKAVGAAAKGATKKAAATKTAVAKAAGKKVAGKKAVAKKAVGKKAAAGQDAAKKTESKQAEPGRIRPEKTEPRKTAPKKAAAEKSTAAKSTTKSAAKKSRAKKAGAAEAAEQTGATTVVAKKTPGTATAAKTAVPKTRVAAAEPGVLAVRLGEDPWTPEEAEEARTELLSEGQRLRDEITSSERAVAGLMRDSGDGAGDDQADTGTKNITRESEMALAANAREMLLQTGRALERLDAGTYGLCENCGNPIGKARMQAFPRATLCVECKQKQERRY; encoded by the coding sequence ATGGTGGCGAAGAAGACCGCCGTTCAGCAGTCGGCGTCCGACAGGTCCACGAAATCCAGGGCCTCCGGCGGTGCGGCCAAGGACCCGAGCGGGAAGAAGAGCACGCAGGGGGCGCCCGCCGAGCGTGCGACCCATGCTGTGAAGGCGGTGGGCGCGGCCGCGAAGGGGGCGACGAAGAAGGCGGCCGCCACGAAGACGGCCGTAGCGAAGGCGGCCGGGAAGAAGGTCGCGGGCAAGAAGGCCGTCGCGAAGAAGGCGGTGGGGAAGAAGGCGGCGGCCGGACAGGACGCGGCGAAGAAGACGGAGTCGAAGCAGGCGGAGCCGGGGAGGATCCGGCCGGAGAAGACGGAGCCGAGAAAGACGGCGCCGAAGAAGGCGGCCGCCGAGAAGAGCACTGCCGCGAAGAGCACCACGAAGAGTGCGGCCAAGAAGAGCAGGGCCAAGAAGGCGGGCGCGGCCGAGGCCGCGGAGCAGACGGGAGCCACGACAGTGGTTGCGAAGAAGACTCCTGGCACGGCCACGGCGGCGAAGACGGCGGTACCGAAGACGAGGGTCGCGGCCGCCGAGCCGGGCGTGCTCGCGGTACGCCTCGGTGAGGACCCCTGGACCCCGGAGGAGGCCGAGGAGGCGCGAACGGAGCTGCTGTCCGAGGGACAGCGGCTGCGCGACGAGATCACCTCGTCCGAGCGGGCCGTCGCCGGCCTGATGCGGGACTCCGGGGACGGCGCGGGCGACGACCAGGCGGACACCGGAACCAAGAACATCACGCGCGAGAGCGAGATGGCCCTGGCGGCCAACGCGCGCGAGATGCTGCTGCAGACCGGGCGCGCGCTGGAGCGGCTCGACGCGGGCACCTACGGCCTGTGCGAGAACTGCGGCAACCCCATCGGCAAGGCCAGGATGCAGGCCTTCCCGCGGGCCACGCTCTGCGTCGAGTGCAAGCAGAAGCAGGAGCGCCGGTACTGA
- a CDS encoding GNAT family N-acetyltransferase produces the protein MSLPSYAVRVAENLTDREACFAVRKEVFVAEQGVPEDLEYDAYDSAAVHVLAVRDDGVALGAGRLLYGEAAAAKTGGDPGVGSLGRLAVTKQARGLGVGAALVRAVEDAARARGLTAVDLHAQTHALGFYERLGYVAYGPEFPDAGMPHRAMRNSL, from the coding sequence ATGAGCCTCCCGTCGTACGCGGTGCGCGTCGCCGAGAACCTCACCGACCGTGAGGCCTGCTTCGCGGTGCGCAAGGAGGTCTTCGTCGCCGAGCAGGGGGTCCCCGAGGATCTCGAGTACGACGCGTACGACTCCGCCGCCGTGCACGTGCTGGCGGTGCGGGATGACGGCGTGGCCCTCGGGGCGGGGCGGCTGCTGTACGGCGAGGCGGCCGCGGCGAAGACCGGCGGTGACCCGGGCGTGGGTTCGCTGGGGCGGCTCGCCGTGACCAAGCAGGCGCGTGGGCTGGGCGTCGGGGCCGCGCTGGTGCGGGCCGTCGAGGACGCGGCACGCGCGCGTGGGCTGACGGCCGTGGATCTGCACGCCCAGACGCACGCCCTGGGTTTCTACGAGCGGCTGGGCTACGTGGCGTACGGCCCGGAGTTCCCGGACGCGGGGATGCCGCACCGGGCGATGCGGAACAGTCTGTAG
- a CDS encoding Na+/H+ antiporter, with translation MDQLALLFVLLLGAVVSVPVGDRVGLPSPVLMTLLGIVLALLNFVPNVDIPPDLILPALLPPLLYAAVRRTSWRQFTANLRPILLLAVALVFVTTLCVAVVAHAIVPGLPIAAAVALGALVAPPDPVAATAVAGQLGLPRRLVSILEGEGLFNDVTAIVLYHVAIAAAVSGSFSPWRAGLDLVLSGVVAVAVGLVLGWGTNRLMDIVGDPTLQIGLTLLMPYASYVLAEEFHGSGVLAVLTTALFLAEYASDPDDVMTRLAGHTFWDIIDTLVTGVAFGLIGLELHNAIRTASGRWGEMLGWAAAIVGVVVLVRLLWLLPATWLTKRLHARRDHDEDIPMGWRETVVMWWSGMRGVASVALALAVPLRTEDGSAFPDRDEIVFIAFGVIMATLVLQGLTLPWLVKRLGVRADTEREKDFERMLAIRAAKAAKRRLKEIEKDEDLPEELSEQMVRRAFDIGLRISPDMGEDERREAHEQRVRRLKRVRRIQGEMLSAARHEVMAARSEPGANPEVVDRVLRHLDVRSLR, from the coding sequence GTGGATCAGTTGGCCCTGTTGTTCGTGCTGTTGCTCGGGGCCGTGGTGAGCGTCCCGGTCGGAGACCGCGTCGGGCTGCCGTCGCCGGTGCTGATGACGCTTCTCGGCATCGTCCTCGCGCTGCTGAACTTCGTGCCGAACGTCGACATCCCGCCGGATCTGATCCTGCCCGCGCTGCTGCCGCCGCTGCTGTACGCGGCGGTGCGGCGCACCTCGTGGCGGCAGTTCACGGCCAATCTGCGGCCGATCCTCCTATTGGCCGTGGCGCTGGTGTTCGTGACCACCCTGTGCGTGGCCGTGGTGGCCCACGCGATCGTGCCCGGGCTGCCGATCGCCGCCGCCGTGGCGCTCGGGGCGCTGGTCGCGCCGCCCGACCCGGTCGCTGCGACCGCCGTCGCCGGGCAGCTGGGGCTGCCGCGCAGGCTGGTGTCGATCCTGGAGGGCGAGGGGCTCTTCAACGACGTGACGGCCATCGTGCTGTACCACGTGGCGATCGCCGCGGCCGTGAGCGGCAGTTTCTCGCCCTGGCGGGCCGGGCTCGACCTGGTGCTCTCCGGCGTGGTCGCGGTGGCGGTCGGGCTGGTGCTGGGCTGGGGCACCAACCGGCTGATGGACATCGTGGGGGACCCGACCCTGCAGATCGGGCTGACCCTGCTGATGCCCTACGCCTCGTACGTGCTGGCGGAGGAGTTCCACGGCTCGGGAGTGCTCGCGGTGCTCACCACCGCGCTGTTCCTCGCCGAGTACGCCTCCGACCCCGACGACGTGATGACCCGGCTGGCCGGACACACGTTCTGGGACATCATCGACACGCTCGTCACCGGGGTGGCCTTCGGTCTCATCGGCCTCGAACTGCACAACGCCATCCGGACCGCGTCCGGGCGGTGGGGCGAGATGCTGGGGTGGGCGGCGGCGATCGTGGGCGTGGTGGTGCTCGTACGGCTGCTGTGGCTGCTGCCGGCGACCTGGCTGACCAAGCGGTTGCACGCGCGCCGGGACCACGACGAGGACATCCCGATGGGCTGGCGGGAGACCGTCGTCATGTGGTGGTCGGGCATGCGCGGCGTCGCCTCGGTGGCGCTGGCCCTCGCCGTCCCGTTGCGGACCGAGGACGGATCCGCGTTCCCCGACCGGGACGAGATCGTGTTCATCGCGTTCGGGGTGATCATGGCGACGCTGGTGCTCCAGGGGCTCACCCTGCCGTGGCTGGTGAAACGGCTCGGGGTGAGGGCCGACACGGAACGGGAGAAGGACTTCGAGAGGATGCTCGCCATACGGGCGGCGAAGGCGGCGAAGCGGCGGCTGAAGGAGATCGAGAAGGACGAGGACCTGCCCGAGGAGCTGTCCGAGCAGATGGTGCGGCGGGCCTTCGACATCGGGCTGCGGATCAGCCCGGACATGGGGGAGGACGAACGGCGTGAGGCGCACGAGCAGCGGGTGCGGCGGTTGAAGCGGGTGCGGCGGATCCAGGGGGAGATGCTGAGCGCGGCGCGGCACGAGGTGATGGCCGCGCGCAGCGAACCCGGGGCCAACCCGGAGGTGGTGGACCGGGTGCTGCGCCATCTGGACGTGCGCAGCCTTCGGTGA
- a CDS encoding dienelactone hydrolase family protein has product MNIMLFHSTYGLRPAVRAAADRLRAAGHEVWTPDLFEGRTFETVEEGMAFNEEIGKDELLKRSVLAAAPYSERGLVYAGFSLGASVAQTLALGDERARGLLLLHGTSDIAANASVDELPVQLHVAEPDPFETDDWLTAWYLQMGRAGADVEVYRYAGAGHLYTDPGLPDYDAEAAEATWRVALGFLETL; this is encoded by the coding sequence ATGAACATCATGCTCTTTCACTCGACCTATGGCCTGCGGCCCGCGGTGCGCGCGGCGGCGGACCGGCTGCGCGCGGCCGGGCACGAGGTGTGGACGCCCGACCTCTTCGAGGGACGGACGTTCGAAACGGTCGAGGAGGGCATGGCCTTCAACGAGGAGATCGGCAAGGACGAGTTGCTGAAGCGATCCGTCCTGGCCGCCGCGCCCTACTCGGAACGAGGGCTCGTGTACGCCGGGTTCTCGCTCGGCGCGTCCGTCGCGCAGACGCTCGCGCTGGGCGACGAGCGGGCTCGCGGGCTGCTGCTTCTGCACGGGACCTCGGACATCGCCGCCAACGCCTCCGTGGACGAGCTGCCGGTGCAGCTGCACGTGGCCGAGCCGGACCCGTTCGAGACGGACGACTGGCTCACCGCCTGGTATCTGCAGATGGGCAGAGCCGGCGCCGACGTGGAGGTCTACCGGTATGCCGGGGCCGGCCACCTGTACACCGACCCCGGTCTGCCGGACTACGACGCGGAGGCCGCCGAGGCCACCTGGCGGGTGGCCCTCGGCTTCCTCGAGACGCTGTAG